In the Choloepus didactylus isolate mChoDid1 chromosome 3, mChoDid1.pri, whole genome shotgun sequence genome, ACCTCACCCTGGGAGTCACCCTGTGCTGCTCCCCGAGAACCGAGACCGGGACCCCAGAAGGCCCCCGTCGGCTGGGACGTGGAGACCACTGTGGTGCTCTGCACGAGCCGTGTGCCCAGAAACACGTGCTCTGAAACGCGGTCCGTCCCCGTGGGTGTGAGCAGGCCCTTTGGGTGAGGCGACctcagttagggtgtggcccggCCTGTCTAGTGCGGTCAGGGAAGGCCTTACAACAGGGGGTCCCGGGGAGAGAGGCACGGAGCCGCCAGGAGAGGCCGCCCACAAAGCATCGCCGTGGGGgcgccttgatttggatttctcctgggtggtatttgctttagcaacaggGAACTAAAACACCCACCTTTCTTGTTCTTCATCAAACCAATGTGTTTCCAAAGAGAATTTAGCTGTCAAACAAAAGTGAATGAAACACAGACAGAAGTGCCCAGGCCCAGCCAGGCAGTGCTCAGGGGCTTGGGGACCCCGGTGGAGGAGGGGCCTGGCCACCGTCCACCAGGAGACTGAGCCCACCGCGGGCCtgctctcccccaccctcccGCTGCCCGTCGAGCCTGACCTGGCGCCCCAGGGGCCCCTCCTCCAGCTGCCTGCCTGTGGGGGCCTCGGGGGGGCCTGCTCCTTCCCTGCCCTGCGGTGGCCCCTGTCGAGTTCCCTGTCCCGAAGCCAGAGgcagccctgccccagcctcctCTGCCCATGGGGCCCAAAGGTGGAACCTCTGAGAGCTGCAGGGGTGGGCAGAGCTCCCCCAGCCCCTCGTGGCCCAGGAGGAAGCTTTGAGGTTCACACCCCAGCGAAGCTGGAGATAAACCCAGGGGAGCCAGCCTGCCTCCCTGGCTGACACGCGGTGTCCTGGGgctgagcccccacccccaggttctGCCCTTGAGCAGCTGGGCTGATGAACTCAGGTGACAACTGTGCTTTTCCTTCACtggattttaaaataaaccaCACTCCTCAGCAGCAACTGCCTCCAGAATCAAAAATAAGTGTCTCTGGGGCCGAGGGTGGGGGCTGGAGCAGCAGGAGGGGAAAGGGCCACATGCCGGCAGCTCCTGGGGGGAGGGACAGCGGAGGACCCCGACAGCTCGCAGACACATGCTGGGACCTGCACGCGGCCGCCAGAGGAGCCCCCGCCCGGCCCGGGGCCCACAGGGTGCCCTCTGCCCACTGGCACAGGACGCACGGCCGCCTGTCCTCGGCCGCACCTGTCGGGTCAGCGGGTGCGCGGGCTGAGCCCCTGGGGCCCTGAACTATCTTTAGTGCCCAGCTCAGGCTGGGCCGCACCCCAGGAGCCTCCCCAGCAGTGCTTGGCTTCTGAGCACAGCCCTCCCCCTCTGTGGGGTGGTCCTTCCAGCCTCACACAGCACTCTGCCAGGGCCCCTCCGCCCTGCAGCCCACCCCTGTGGCCCGCCCCCCACTCTGAGGGTCCTCCCAGGCCACAGCCCCCAGGTGGGTCAGCCCAGCTCCTGTCCCATGAGGCGCCCCCTGGCCTCGCGCTGCCTGGTGTCCACCCAGTGGCCAGCAAATGCCCAGTTGCCTGAAGACAAACTCCTGGCCCGGGAACCCAGGGTCTCTGCACTCCTCCCTCCCTGCCGGCCCCTCCGGGCATCCCTGTGGCCCCCCTGACCCTCTCACCCCTCCCCCCCGGGTCAGGACAAATGCTGCTGACTTTTCGGTGCCCCCACCTGCTGCAGGCACCACGACCCAGCCCCTTCCCGGCACAGCCACACAGCATGCCCTGGTGGACGCCCTCGGGGCCTGACAGAAGACACCACCCACCGCCCTCCTACCCAAGGCAGTGCCAGGCCAGAAGCTCACAGGCCGGGGGCGGGCAGGCCTGGGGTCATGGCCTGCTGTGTTCTCTGTGTCTGTGCCCATGGCCACCGGGGCCTCCTGCTGCCCCTCTGCGCCGATTTGGAAAAGGTGCCCCTTGCTCCCAGGCACGTGTGCAGGTGGCCTGGGGAGCACACGAGGCCCGGGAGCTGCTCTCCTCGGGGAACCAGCGctgctgggcagggcagggaggggccggGGGAGGCTGGGGGCTGCCGGGCACAGGCCGGGGGGGCTGCGTCACTCAGCAGCTGTCTGCTCCCCCGGGGCAGCCATGAGCCTGTCCTTGTAGGGAGTGGTGGCCGGGGCCGAGCCATCCTGGGGGACTGGGCAGGACCTTAAGACACTGGTCCTGGGGACCTGGGCAGGGGCTCAGACGCCAGCACAGGAACCGCAGGCCTATGGTGAGTGTGCGGGCAGGCAGCGGTGCACGTTGAGCGAGTGTGCACTGTATGAGTGTGTGAGCAGGCAGGCAGCGGTGTGTGAGCGAGTGTGCactgtgagtgtgagtgtgtgtgcacagtGGGCAGACAGCTGTGTGCGAGTGTGCTGGGCGTGTGGTCTGTGCCCGTGGCCCACGCTGCCGCGCCTGGGATCCAGCACAGTGCAGGGGGCGCCTGGGGGCTGTGCCGTCTCGGGGCCTCCGTGGGGCCACTGCCTCCCCTAGGGCCCAGGCCAACACCGAGCCCCCAGGGTGCAGCCGCCCCAGTCCTGGGACCCAGGCTTGGGGTCGGTGAGACCCCGCTGCCCAGCCCTGCTCAGGCCCACCCCGATGACCCCCGGTCTCCATCTCAGGCCAGCAGAAAGGCCAAGAAGAAGGAGGGAGGTGCCCTCCGGGCCCAGCGGGCCTCGTCCAATGTCTTTTCCAACTTCGAGCAGACCCAGATCCAGGAGTTCAAGGAGGTGAGACCTGCCGCTTCCCCGGGAGCCCCTTCGCCCTGAGGGCTTGTGCCGGGGGAGCCCCCAGAGGCACGACGTCGGTGATGGGGGTGGTGTCGGGTTGCAGGCATTCACACTGATGGACCAGAACCGGGACGGCTTCATCGACAAGGAGGACCTGAAGGACACCTACGCCTCCCTGGGTAGGTGCTCCCAGGCCCGCGGGGGGCGCGCCGGGCTCAGCAGGGGCCCACCCAGagaagggctggggtgggagccGGGCCGGCGCTCCTGCAGGCTGAGGGGGCCCAGGGTTTGGTCAGCAGAGGCTCCCAGGGTGAGGCAGGGTGGGCTGTGGGCAGGGGCCCCGGGAGGAGCTGATGCCCCACTGGGACATCCCGGCCAGCGTTGCCAGGGTGACGGCACCTACGGTTTGGACGGGTGAGCTCGCCGCCTGCCCGCGGAGCTGACAGTGAGCCGAAGCCCTCGCTGCTCATCCTCCCCCAAGGAGACAAAACCCAGCCGTTCCCCATATGGAGCCCAGCCTGGCAGGACACCCCCACCTCGCTTTCCCATCGCGGGGGCACCTCGTTCTCAGCGGCTGCCTCTAGGTGCTGCCCACAGAGGCAGGGAGGGTGGATGGACCCTGTGGGGAGCTCAGGCCCCGATTCCATCCAAGTAATCCCAAACGAAGAACCCCAGCATCCTCCTGAATTCCATGatcccctccccctttctttctccctcaagAGGTGATCACCCCGGGGCTGACATGTCCCCAAACCTGTTCTCCATCACAACAGATGCCCCCCCCACAGGAACCTCCTGACTTGCtcacctcctcccctccccatcgCGCCctgttgccatgtgcctggcactgCCCCAGGGTCACCCTGGCAAACAGACGGGGGGCGGCGGCCACATGGGCTCCCCGGCTGGTGGGCAAGTCAGACACACAGCACCGAGACCACGACCATCACCAGTGACAGCAGCAACCCCGACACCAGAACTAGGAGGGAGGGCTGGGCCAGGGGTCGACACAGAGGCCGGGGGCTTCCCCAGGAGGGGACGTTCCTGCCCAGGGTGACAGCCCACTCCCCATGGTTGCCACAGGCAAAATCAATGTCAAAGATGACGAGCTGGACGCCATGCTCAAGGAGGCCTCGGGGCCCATAAACTTCACCATGTTCCTGAACCTGTTTGGGGAGAAGCTAACCGGTGAGTGTGGGGGCACCAGGGGCCTCAGAGCAGTCTGCCCTCACCGTGGGTGTGTTTAGTTAGTTCCTGTCACAAATCCAGACATCTCACATAAAAATGGGTTTTTCAGGTTTTCTCGAGAAATCCTAATGCCTGGTATTCCAGGAGCCACATCCTGGGCCCGTGGGGTGTGATGCCCCCTCTCCCCCCGGCCCGGGCCCCGCGCGGGGCCTgcagggcggggagggggcgccTCGGGGTCCTCGGAGCAGGGGCTGCGTCCCCTTCTCTGCCTGCGGTCGGGGCGTGGAGCAGGACTGACACCCTGAGGGAATCTCTGTGGACAGGGACGGACACCGAGGAGACCATCCTGAATGCCTTCAAGATGCTGGACCCCGAGGGCAAGGGGAGCATCCACAGGGACTAGTGAGTGCGGGCGGGAGAGGGTCCCTGGGCTCCCGCGTGTGCACGCTCCGCACTCGCACCGCCCTCCCCGCGGCCCCAGGGACGCTGCCCGGCCTGGTGCAAGGGAGACGGGCTGGGGGTGGCAGGGCCTGCCCCCTCCGCGAGGACCCCAGGGGAGGAGCCTCCGCCACTGTGTCCCCTTCTCTCGGAGCAGCTGACCCGGCcgcttcccttcctttcccttagCATCAAGCGTATGCTGAT is a window encoding:
- the MYL5 gene encoding myosin light chain 5 codes for the protein MACCVLCVCAHGHRGLLLPLCADLEKGVVAGAEPSWGTGQDLKTLVLGTWAGAQTPAQEPQAYVGRQLCASVLGVWSVPVAHAAAPGIQHSAGGAWGLCRLGASVGPLPPLGPRPTPSPQGAAAPVLGPRLGVGETPLPSPAQAHPDDPRSPSQASRKAKKKEGGALRAQRASSNVFSNFEQTQIQEFKEAFTLMDQNRDGFIDKEDLKDTYASLGKINVKDDELDAMLKEASGPINFTMFLNLFGEKLTGTDTEETILNAFKMLDPEGKGSIHRDYIKRMLMSQADRMTAEEVDQMFQFASIDAAGNLDYKALSYVLTHGEEKEE